In Cryptomeria japonica chromosome 10, Sugi_1.0, whole genome shotgun sequence, a genomic segment contains:
- the LOC131073367 gene encoding cytochrome P450 78A4 — MEDHSKDGGIGIGIGIGIGSSSTGGSKDPFLWLFAAIPMLTKDAYLKACSFPRMEFSVWSLYMAALAGAAAVCMVWLRRGGGVARKGKMEMKGEKRIPGPRGWPLVGSLVHMTRGLAHRNLAQLATSHGATRLMAFSMGFTPAVITGSCDVAREILNSPCFADRPLKQSAKQLMFERAIGFAPSGDYWRMLRRISATYLFSPSRIAAHGTGRQADSAVMVRRIREEWAVHGAVKLRPLLQDAALNNIMGSVFGKRFDVENASDELEELRNMVREGFELLGEFNWADHLPFLRLLDPHRIHSRCARLVPRVKKFVQNIIDEHRCRRMKGEICPSVDADFVDVLLSLKEEDKLEDDDMVAVLWEMIFRGTDTTALLTEWIMAEMVLNPEVQRKVQEELEVEGAQRTRSNGGCEWEWDVVKLPYLQAVVKETLRIHPPGPLLSWARLATQDVVIGDSWRVPAGTTAMVNMWAITHDPTIWHSPSTFMPHRFLLSEGGQNIDLRGNDLRLAPFGAGRRVCPGKALGLATVHCWVATLLYHFHWLPVASHPVDLSEVLKLSCQMAKPLVANPLPRNLS, encoded by the exons atggaagaccattcaaaggaTGGAGGAATAGGTATAGGAATAGGAATAGGAATAGGTTCTTCCTCCACAGGAGGATCAAAAGATCCATTCTTGTGGCTGTTTGCGGCCATTCCAATGCTTACAAAAGATGCATATCTCAAGGCTTGTAGTTTTCCTCGCATGGAGTTTTCTGTATGGTCTTTATATATGGCGGCGCTCGCCGGCGCCGCCGCCGTTTGCATGGTGTGGTTGCGGCGAGGAGGAGGAGTTGCACGGAAGGGGAAAATGGAAATGAAGGGAGAGAAACGTATTCCAGGCCCACGGGGCTGGCCCCTGGTGGGAAGTCTTGTGCATATGACCAGGGGCCTAGCGCATCGTAACCTGGCACAACTGGCCACAAGTCATGGTGCCACAAGGTTAATGGCGTTTAGCATGGGATTTACACCGGCTGTCATAACTGGAAGTTGTGATGTAGCGAGGGAGATTTTGAACTCCCCTTGTTTTGCAGACCGGCCGCTTAAGCAGTCCGCTAAGCAGCTCATGTTTGAGAGAGCTATAGGATTTGCTCCCAGTGGAGATTACTGGCGAATGCTGAGGAGAATCTCTGCAACTTATCTTTTTTCCCCGAGTCGGATTGCGGCCCATGGGACCGGCCGCCAAGCAGATTCGGCTGTAATGGTGAGGCGGATCAGAGAAGAATGGGCTGTTCATGGAGCTGTGAAGCTCCGCCCACTTTTGCAAGATGCTGCGCTGAATAATATCATGGGGAGTGTGTTTGGAAAgagatttgatgttgaaaatgCAAGTGATGAGCTTGAGGAGTTGAGAAATATGGTGCGGGAGGGATTCGAACTATTGGGGGAGTTTAACTGGGCTGATCATTTGCCCTTCTTGAGATTGCTGGATCCTCATAGAATTCACAGCCGTTGTGCTAGGCTTGTGCCCCGGGTTAAGAAGTTTGTGCAGAATATCATAGATGAGCACCGTTGCAGGAGAATGAAGGGTGAGATATGTCCGTCAGTTGACGCTGACTTTGTCGACGTTCTGCTTTCGTTGAAGGAGGAGGATAAATTGGAAGATGATGATATGGTCGCTGTTCTTTGG GAAATGATCTTCAGAGGCACGGATACAACGGCACTGCTCACAGAATGGATAATGGCGGAAATGGTGCTGAACCCAGAAGTACAACGTAAGGTGCAGGAAGAACTGGAGGTGGAGGGGGCACAAAGAACTAGAAGCAATGGGGGGTGTGAATGGGAATGGGACGTGGTGAAGTTGCCGTATCTGCAAGCTGTGGTAAAAGAGACATTACGAATCCACCCGCCTGGCCCACTTCTGTCGTGGGCCCGATTGGCAACGCAGGACGTGGTAATAGGCGACTCATGGCGTGTGCCGGCGGGTACCACCGCTATGGTAAACATGTGGGCTATAACGCACGACCCCACCATCTGGCATTCCCCCTCCACGTTCATGCCCCACCGTTTCTTGCTGTCGGAAGGAGGCCAAAACATCGACCTGCGTGGGAACGACCTTCGACTGGCACCTTTCGGTGCCGGTCGACGAGTCTGCCCGGGAAAAGCTCTCGGCCTCGCCACTGTCCATTGCTGGGTCGCCACTCTGCTCTATCATTTCCACTGGCTACCGGTTGCCAGTCACCCCGTCGACCTTTCAGAAGTCCTCAAGTTGTCCTGCCAAATGGCTAAGCCTCTTGTAGCGAATCCTTTGCCCAGAAATTTGTCTTAA